In a genomic window of Rhodovulum sp. P5:
- a CDS encoding PAS domain S-box protein translates to MENDERLRESLLELQVLRDRERQAHQETSGLLSAIEGYARAKSPALAVASLFGSLNAATGAATSVIVEQGADDIACVLIGTDDVDRGKTLALPAPMLSRARNVADLSALGDLAGSFDTAAYLSMVCTPLEPAEDGRQRALLCFGPNRAMFTPSHMRLVTRLARLFAPALETARLAADNALLAAVIEGASAGFAITDTSGNGDPLVYVNRAFEDLTGYTADEVVGKNCRFLSDERLDATERARLREAVQNRSKGQFLLRNRRKDGEPFWNELTLFPVRDAAGNSTHLVATQTDVSARVEAELERDKLRKRMTQALTMTEDAFLLLSEEGEVLLANDAMRVAFPAPGADWEVASSFGKNRGCHITHLTPVVGTSTLPSFHALREIARFEQSTDITLANGKSYLLRCRRDVDGTLVLTATEITRVKKMEALLRQRLAAIEATFDGIVLLDEDERIVYMNGSASAMLGYSRANDARTLDWRSHYVTAPEEGDGKQVIECKCARDGAPRTHEITRSTLDGGRAVLILRDITERLAEENRQNQLRGALARAQKQEALTQLAAGIAHDFNNLLSVIHGSASMIRMDGNTGETGRDHARRILTAGERAARLVNRLLDIGGEPEMTAFELHMALSDVTTMMGASLPSNVSLDVGMEDELMLLRGDPGTLNQICVNLILNAADAMPAEGGEIDLSVTVEAVPHARALSVGMLGAGQRYARVEVADTGSGMDADTMAQIFEPHFTTKGARGTGLGLTMVALESRSAGGGVEVHSTPGEGSSFVVYWPLEDAGAEIDLSADAPPLEDLSGQSFLIIDDDLQVGEVLQAYLESRGAEVAFCEMPEVALDVIEEEPEAWTAIISDYDMVGMNGGDLVERLGRTVPDLPVILITALARRLTDPRVAPGKIAGLIAKPVDLGEFERTLSAVATRREMPCAA, encoded by the coding sequence ATGGAAAACGACGAACGTCTGCGTGAGTCCCTTCTCGAACTTCAGGTTCTGCGGGACCGCGAACGGCAAGCCCACCAGGAGACGTCTGGCCTTTTGTCCGCGATCGAGGGGTATGCCCGTGCGAAATCGCCCGCTCTTGCGGTGGCGTCGCTGTTTGGCTCTCTCAACGCGGCGACGGGCGCGGCAACCTCCGTCATCGTTGAGCAAGGCGCCGACGACATTGCGTGCGTGCTGATCGGCACCGATGATGTGGATCGCGGCAAGACTCTCGCGCTGCCCGCGCCCATGCTGTCCCGCGCCCGCAATGTCGCGGATCTTTCCGCGCTTGGGGATTTGGCCGGCAGCTTCGACACCGCGGCGTATCTCAGCATGGTGTGCACCCCGCTTGAACCGGCCGAGGATGGGCGGCAACGGGCGCTGCTGTGCTTTGGCCCGAACCGCGCAATGTTCACGCCGTCCCATATGCGGCTGGTGACGCGCCTGGCCCGGCTGTTCGCACCGGCGCTTGAAACCGCACGCCTTGCCGCCGACAATGCCCTTCTTGCCGCCGTGATCGAGGGCGCCTCTGCCGGGTTCGCGATCACCGACACCAGCGGGAATGGCGACCCGCTGGTCTATGTCAATCGCGCCTTCGAGGACTTGACCGGCTATACCGCGGACGAGGTCGTCGGGAAGAACTGCCGTTTCCTGAGCGACGAACGTCTCGACGCGACAGAGCGGGCCCGGCTTCGCGAAGCTGTCCAGAACCGGTCGAAAGGTCAGTTCCTGCTGCGCAACCGGCGCAAGGATGGCGAGCCGTTCTGGAACGAGCTGACGCTGTTCCCCGTCCGCGACGCCGCCGGGAACTCCACCCATCTTGTGGCTACGCAAACCGATGTCTCTGCGCGGGTAGAGGCGGAACTGGAACGCGACAAGCTGCGCAAGCGGATGACGCAAGCCCTGACCATGACCGAGGATGCCTTCCTTCTGCTGTCGGAGGAGGGAGAGGTGCTTCTGGCGAACGATGCGATGCGCGTGGCCTTTCCCGCCCCCGGCGCCGACTGGGAGGTCGCCAGTTCCTTCGGCAAGAACCGCGGTTGCCACATCACCCATCTGACACCCGTTGTCGGGACATCGACCTTGCCATCGTTCCACGCGTTGCGCGAAATCGCGCGGTTCGAACAGAGCACCGATATCACCCTGGCCAACGGCAAGTCCTATCTGCTGCGCTGCCGTCGCGATGTCGATGGAACGTTGGTCCTGACCGCGACCGAGATCACACGCGTCAAGAAGATGGAGGCCCTGCTGCGCCAACGGCTTGCGGCGATCGAGGCGACCTTCGACGGGATCGTGCTGCTGGATGAGGACGAGCGGATCGTCTACATGAACGGCTCTGCCAGCGCGATGCTGGGTTATTCCCGGGCCAATGATGCGCGCACCCTTGACTGGCGCAGTCACTACGTGACAGCGCCGGAAGAAGGCGACGGCAAGCAGGTGATCGAGTGCAAATGCGCACGCGATGGGGCGCCCAGGACGCATGAGATCACGCGCTCTACACTTGATGGCGGCAGGGCGGTGCTGATCCTGCGCGACATCACTGAACGCCTGGCGGAGGAGAACCGCCAGAACCAGCTTCGTGGTGCGCTGGCCCGGGCCCAGAAGCAGGAGGCCCTGACCCAGTTGGCCGCGGGCATCGCGCATGATTTCAACAACCTTCTGTCGGTGATCCACGGGTCGGCCAGCATGATCCGCATGGACGGCAACACCGGGGAAACCGGCCGCGACCATGCCCGCCGGATCCTGACCGCAGGGGAGCGTGCAGCCCGGCTGGTCAATCGACTGCTCGACATCGGGGGGGAGCCCGAGATGACGGCGTTCGAGTTGCACATGGCGTTGTCGGACGTGACGACGATGATGGGGGCCTCGCTGCCGTCCAATGTCTCCCTCGATGTCGGGATGGAAGATGAACTGATGCTGCTGCGGGGCGATCCCGGAACGCTGAACCAGATCTGCGTCAACCTCATCCTGAATGCCGCCGACGCGATGCCGGCGGAAGGGGGCGAGATCGACCTGTCGGTGACGGTCGAGGCTGTCCCCCATGCCCGCGCCCTGAGCGTCGGCATGCTGGGGGCGGGGCAACGCTATGCCCGGGTCGAAGTGGCCGATACCGGTTCGGGCATGGATGCCGACACGATGGCACAGATATTCGAGCCGCACTTCACGACGAAAGGCGCGCGGGGTACCGGGCTCGGCCTGACCATGGTTGCCCTGGAAAGCCGGAGCGCCGGCGGCGGGGTTGAAGTGCACAGCACCCCCGGCGAGGGCTCAAGCTTTGTCGTCTACTGGCCGCTGGAAGATGCGGGGGCCGAGATCGACCTTTCGGCGGACGCCCCACCGCTGGAGGACCTCAGCGGCCAGAGCTTCCTGATCATCGACGATGATCTTCAGGTGGGCGAGGTTCTGCAGGCCTATCTGGAAAGCCGCGGGGCAGAGGTCGCGTTCTGCGAGATGCCCGAAGTCGCGCTCGATGTGATCGAGGAAGAACCCGAGGCGTGGACCGCGATCATTTCCGACTATGACATGGTCGGAATGAATGGCGGGGACCTTGTCGAACGACTGGGCCGGACCGTGCCCGATCTTCCGGTGATCCTGATCACGGCGCTGGCCCGCCGCCTGACCGATCCGCGCGTCGCCCCTGGCAAGATCGCAGGCCTGATCGCCAAGCCCGTGGACCTGGGAGAGTTCGAGCGGACCCTGTCGGCCGTGGCCACCCGGCGAGAGATGCCCTGCGCCGCCTGA
- the metG gene encoding methionine--tRNA ligase, protein MARILITSAIPYINGIKHLGNLVGSQLPADLYARYMRARGHEVMFLCATDEHGTPAELAAAKTGEPVADYCARMHMVQSELAQGFRLSFDHFGRSSSPQNHKLTQYFAGRLADNGFIEEVTEKQVYSNADGRFLPDRYIEGTCPNCGYEKARGDQCENCTKQLDPTDLIEPRSAISGSTDLEVRETKHLYLRQSALKGELEAWIDSKTDWPVLTTSIAKKWLHDGDGLQDRGITRDLNWGIPVRKGEEDWPGMEGKVFYVWFDAPIEYIAASAEWAEANDKSDADWRRWWRTDEGADDVRYVQFMGKDNVPFHTLSFPATIMGSRDPWKLVDYIKSFNYLNYDGGQFSTSQGRGVFMDQALSILPADYWRWWLLSHAPENSDSEFTWENFQASVNKDLADVLGNFVSRVTKFCRSKFGEVVPEGGAYGDRENELIDDLYIRLRAYQEHMEAIEVRKAAAELRAIWVAGNEYLQAAAPWSEFKTNPDAAAAIVRFSLNLIRFYGVLSSPFLPDASATMLKAMNSDDDTWPEDLVAALDTLKPGHAFTVPDVMFGKITDEEREGWQAQFAGARA, encoded by the coding sequence ATGGCACGTATCCTCATCACCTCGGCGATCCCCTACATCAACGGGATCAAGCATCTGGGCAACCTCGTCGGCAGCCAGTTGCCCGCCGACCTTTACGCCCGTTACATGCGCGCCCGCGGGCACGAGGTGATGTTCCTGTGCGCCACCGATGAACACGGCACCCCCGCGGAACTGGCCGCGGCGAAAACGGGTGAGCCCGTGGCCGACTATTGCGCCCGCATGCACATGGTTCAGTCGGAACTGGCCCAAGGGTTCCGGCTGTCCTTTGACCATTTCGGCCGGTCCTCCAGCCCGCAGAACCACAAGCTGACCCAGTATTTCGCGGGCCGGCTGGCGGACAACGGCTTTATCGAGGAGGTGACCGAAAAACAGGTCTACTCCAACGCCGACGGCCGGTTCCTGCCCGACCGGTATATCGAGGGGACCTGCCCGAATTGCGGCTATGAAAAGGCCCGCGGCGACCAGTGCGAGAACTGCACCAAGCAGCTTGACCCCACCGACCTGATCGAGCCGCGTTCGGCAATCTCGGGCTCTACCGATCTGGAAGTGCGCGAGACCAAGCACCTGTATCTGCGCCAGTCCGCCCTGAAAGGCGAACTGGAGGCCTGGATCGACAGCAAGACCGACTGGCCGGTGCTGACGACCTCGATCGCCAAGAAATGGCTGCACGATGGCGACGGGCTGCAGGACCGCGGAATCACCCGCGACCTGAACTGGGGCATCCCCGTCAGGAAGGGCGAAGAGGACTGGCCGGGGATGGAGGGCAAGGTCTTCTATGTCTGGTTCGACGCGCCCATCGAATACATTGCCGCCTCTGCCGAATGGGCCGAGGCCAACGACAAGTCCGACGCCGACTGGCGCCGCTGGTGGCGCACCGATGAAGGCGCGGACGACGTGCGATACGTTCAGTTCATGGGCAAGGACAACGTGCCCTTCCACACCCTGTCCTTCCCCGCCACCATCATGGGCTCCCGCGATCCGTGGAAGCTGGTCGACTACATCAAGTCGTTCAACTACCTGAACTACGATGGCGGGCAGTTCTCCACCAGCCAGGGCCGCGGCGTGTTCATGGATCAGGCGCTGTCGATCCTGCCCGCCGATTACTGGCGCTGGTGGCTGTTGTCCCACGCCCCGGAAAACTCCGACAGCGAGTTCACCTGGGAGAACTTCCAGGCCAGCGTGAACAAGGACCTCGCCGACGTTCTGGGCAATTTCGTCAGCCGCGTCACGAAATTCTGTCGGTCGAAATTCGGCGAGGTGGTGCCCGAAGGCGGTGCCTATGGCGACCGCGAAAACGAACTGATCGACGATCTGTATATCCGCCTGCGGGCGTATCAGGAGCATATGGAGGCCATCGAGGTCCGCAAGGCCGCAGCAGAATTGCGCGCGATCTGGGTCGCGGGCAACGAATACCTGCAGGCCGCCGCGCCGTGGTCTGAATTCAAGACCAACCCCGATGCCGCCGCCGCAATCGTCCGCTTCTCGCTGAACCTCATCCGGTTTTACGGGGTTTTGTCGTCGCCCTTCCTTCCCGATGCCAGCGCGACCATGCTCAAGGCCATGAACAGCGATGACGACACCTGGCCCGAGGATCTGGTCGCTGCCCTCGACACGCTGAAACCCGGCCACGCCTTCACCGTGCCGGACGTGATGTTCGGAAAGATTACCGATGAAGAGCGCGAAGGCTGGCAGGCGCAGTTCGCGGGGGCGCGCGCCTGA
- a CDS encoding MFS transporter, with amino-acid sequence MRLLFSLAALFLSVILLQLSSAGVGPLDALSGLALGFSTAEVGLLGSAHFLGFFIGCWWAPRLMGAVGHSRAFAAFTATGAMGLIAHMMIVDPIAWAGMRVATGLCIAGCHTAIESWLNARLPNAIRGRAMGSYRITEMGASLSAQLLIGVLPPAAYVSYNLLALLCVAALLPLTVTPLRQPQLPIAPRLRPGLAIRRSPLATVGVIVAGLSAAAFRMVGPVYGQAVGLRPDQIGLFLAAFVAGGALAQYPVGALADRFDRRRVLIGLSLAAIATCAITVAVSAGGTAAVFLSSTLFGAASFPVYSVSTAHAHDCASDDERVDLSAAMLFFFAVGAIASPLVASGLVAQHGPAALFGLIAAGHAGLVLFGLTSMRIRAAGARTPYVWTPQTSFLVGRLIKPGRDHGEDETR; translated from the coding sequence ATGCGCCTGCTTTTCTCCCTCGCGGCCCTGTTCCTGTCGGTCATCCTGCTGCAACTGTCCTCGGCCGGGGTCGGGCCGCTCGATGCGCTTTCGGGTCTGGCCTTGGGCTTTTCCACGGCCGAGGTCGGTCTGTTGGGCTCGGCGCATTTCCTGGGCTTCTTCATCGGCTGCTGGTGGGCGCCGCGCCTGATGGGGGCGGTCGGCCACAGCCGCGCCTTCGCCGCCTTCACCGCCACCGGGGCGATGGGTCTGATCGCCCACATGATGATCGTCGACCCCATCGCCTGGGCGGGGATGCGCGTGGCCACGGGCCTGTGCATCGCGGGATGCCACACCGCGATTGAATCCTGGCTGAACGCCCGGCTGCCCAACGCGATACGGGGCCGCGCCATGGGCAGCTACCGGATCACGGAAATGGGCGCCTCGCTTTCCGCGCAACTCCTGATCGGGGTGCTGCCCCCTGCGGCCTATGTCTCCTACAACCTGCTGGCGCTGCTCTGCGTCGCGGCCCTTCTGCCGCTGACCGTCACGCCCCTGCGCCAGCCGCAATTGCCCATCGCGCCGCGCCTGCGCCCCGGCCTTGCGATCCGGCGTTCGCCGCTGGCGACCGTGGGTGTGATCGTGGCCGGGCTGTCGGCGGCCGCCTTTCGCATGGTCGGCCCGGTTTACGGGCAGGCCGTCGGCCTGCGGCCCGATCAGATCGGCCTGTTTCTTGCGGCCTTCGTGGCCGGCGGGGCGCTTGCGCAATATCCCGTGGGCGCGCTTGCCGACCGGTTCGACCGGCGCCGCGTACTGATCGGCCTGTCGCTCGCCGCCATTGCCACCTGCGCCATCACGGTTGCCGTCAGCGCCGGGGGCACCGCCGCCGTGTTCCTGTCCTCCACCCTGTTCGGGGCCGCCAGTTTCCCGGTCTACTCGGTCTCCACCGCCCATGCCCATGACTGCGCCAGCGACGACGAACGTGTCGATCTGTCCGCGGCCATGCTGTTCTTCTTCGCCGTGGGGGCCATCGCCTCGCCGCTGGTGGCCTCCGGCCTTGTCGCGCAGCACGGACCGGCCGCGCTTTTCGGGCTGATCGCAGCGGGCCATGCCGGGCTTGTGCTGTTCGGTTTGACCAGCATGCGCATCCGCGCTGCCGGCGCACGAACGCCCTATGTCTGGACGCCGCAGACCTCATTCCTCGTCGGCCGGCTGATCAAGCCCGGCCGCGACCATGGCGAGGACGAGACCCGCTAG
- a CDS encoding ImuA family protein, translating into MTAPILTRLPHRDRPGLTVLGTLPFPQGRAHEVCGPSRHMLALILAAAATGPVLWIASAWVAERLYPDAVAQWMAPGRLIFVHPGRADDLLWSMEEALRSGTVPVVVADLPEPPPLTPVRRLHLAAEQGAGKGGPAPLGLILTPGEGGAAGVETRWHMAPCHAPGRTEWYLERRRARTAPPRAWRLQARGGRLSLAPASITA; encoded by the coding sequence ATGACCGCCCCGATTCTGACCCGCCTGCCCCACCGCGACCGTCCGGGGCTGACCGTGCTTGGCACATTGCCCTTCCCGCAGGGGCGTGCGCATGAGGTCTGCGGCCCCTCCCGCCACATGCTGGCGCTGATCCTGGCGGCGGCTGCAACGGGCCCGGTGCTTTGGATCGCCTCTGCCTGGGTGGCAGAGCGGCTTTATCCCGACGCGGTCGCGCAATGGATGGCGCCGGGGCGGCTGATCTTCGTCCATCCCGGGCGCGCCGATGACCTGTTGTGGAGCATGGAAGAGGCGTTGCGCTCCGGCACCGTGCCCGTTGTGGTGGCAGACCTGCCCGAACCGCCCCCGCTGACCCCGGTCCGGCGGCTGCATCTGGCGGCAGAGCAGGGCGCGGGCAAGGGCGGCCCGGCGCCGCTGGGGCTGATCCTGACACCGGGCGAGGGTGGCGCGGCCGGTGTGGAAACCCGCTGGCACATGGCGCCCTGCCATGCGCCGGGCCGCACCGAATGGTACCTGGAACGCCGCCGGGCGCGCACCGCCCCGCCCCGGGCCTGGCGCTTGCAGGCAAGGGGCGGGCGTCTGTCCCTTGCCCCTGCATCGATAACGGCCTGA
- a CDS encoding DsrE family protein, translating to MKELALAGLLALGTVAVAKAETHHIALHVNQNDAQVMNMALNNVVNLTNYYKDHGDDVVVEVVAYGPGLVMYIPGKSPVADRIATMSLEMENLSFSACGNTYAKMSAKAGHDIALLDEAKIVPSGVVRLIELQERGFSYIRP from the coding sequence ATGAAAGAACTCGCACTGGCGGGGCTTCTGGCCCTTGGGACGGTGGCTGTGGCCAAGGCCGAAACCCATCATATCGCGCTTCATGTGAACCAGAACGACGCGCAGGTGATGAACATGGCCCTCAACAACGTTGTGAACCTGACGAACTACTACAAGGACCACGGGGACGACGTTGTGGTCGAGGTGGTCGCCTACGGGCCCGGCCTGGTCATGTACATTCCCGGCAAAAGCCCTGTGGCCGACCGGATCGCGACCATGTCGCTTGAGATGGAGAACCTGTCCTTCTCGGCCTGCGGCAACACTTATGCCAAGATGAGCGCGAAGGCCGGGCACGACATCGCGCTTCTGGACGAAGCCAAGATCGTGCCTTCCGGGGTGGTTCGGCTGATCGAACTGCAAGAGCGTGGATTTAGCTATATTCGTCCGTGA
- a CDS encoding aldo/keto reductase, which produces MKKVNLGRTGIQVSGICLGSMTWGSQNDQDEAHAQIEMAYEHGVNFIDTAEMYPVAPVREETVGRTERIIGNWLQSSGRRKDMIIATKITGPNGGFVRKGEGISPETIREAIEGSLRRLRTDYIDLYQFHWPNRGSYHFRKHWGYDPSGQNREATLANMVECLETLGDLVTEGKIRHFGLSNESAWGTAQWLRLAEEKGLPRVQSIQNEYSLLCRLYDTDLAELGVNEDVTLLAWAPLAAGLLTGKYAGDVTPDGSRRMHQPDLNGRITPRVWESVSAYMGLAQHHGLDPVQMAIAFVMSRPFPVVPIIGATSVTQLERALGAADVTLYDDLLSDIAIAHKAHPMPF; this is translated from the coding sequence ATGAAGAAAGTGAATTTGGGTCGCACCGGGATCCAGGTGTCAGGGATCTGTCTGGGCTCCATGACGTGGGGCAGCCAGAACGATCAGGATGAGGCCCACGCCCAGATCGAAATGGCCTATGAGCATGGCGTGAACTTCATCGATACCGCCGAGATGTACCCGGTGGCGCCCGTGCGGGAGGAAACGGTCGGGCGCACCGAGCGTATCATCGGCAACTGGCTCCAAAGCTCGGGGCGGCGCAAGGACATGATCATCGCCACCAAGATCACGGGCCCCAACGGCGGTTTCGTGCGCAAGGGCGAAGGCATCTCGCCCGAGACGATCCGGGAGGCGATCGAGGGGTCGCTCCGCCGCCTGCGCACGGACTATATTGATCTCTACCAGTTCCATTGGCCGAACCGGGGATCCTACCACTTCCGCAAGCACTGGGGCTACGACCCGTCCGGTCAGAACCGCGAGGCCACGCTGGCGAATATGGTTGAATGCCTCGAAACGCTGGGTGATCTGGTGACCGAGGGCAAGATCCGCCATTTCGGTCTGTCCAACGAAAGCGCCTGGGGCACCGCGCAATGGCTGCGACTGGCCGAGGAAAAAGGCCTGCCGCGCGTGCAGTCGATCCAGAACGAGTATTCGCTGCTATGCCGCCTGTATGACACCGATCTGGCAGAGCTTGGCGTGAACGAGGATGTCACGCTCTTGGCATGGGCACCGTTGGCTGCTGGGCTTCTGACCGGGAAATACGCGGGCGATGTCACCCCCGACGGGTCGCGCCGGATGCACCAGCCGGACCTGAACGGCCGGATCACGCCGCGGGTCTGGGAATCGGTGTCGGCATATATGGGGCTGGCGCAGCATCACGGGCTTGACCCGGTGCAGATGGCCATCGCTTTCGTGATGAGCCGGCCGTTCCCCGTTGTGCCGATCATCGGTGCCACCTCGGTCACGCAGTTGGAGCGTGCGCTTGGTGCGGCGGATGTCACCCTGTACGACGATCTGTTGTCCGACATCGCCATCGCCCACAAGGCCCATCCGATGCCGTTCTGA
- a CDS encoding carnitine 3-dehydrogenase, with protein MTGVAAILGAGTIGGGWAARFALMGWQVRVFDPAPEAIARLQQVLDNARRAMPGLYDTPLLPEGEVVVVETISKAVTGADWIQESVSERLDLKRTLYQKVQEHCGRDAILASSTAGFTPSALRGQGGHGGPVLVAHPVNPVYLLPLVELVATRDTPATLIRRARGVLTGIGMVPLPVRHEIDGHIATRLLETVRREALWLVKDDIATTGEIDEAIRLGIGLSWAQMGVFESGRIDGGEPGKADFQSRVGSSLAAPWSHLIDVPDLTEDLARKIADQSEAQSGARSVAELERQRDTNLVGVLRALKWTGAEAGAHLNAHDAGAEAEVIDITRPIATQDRAVPLDWTDYNGHMTESRYLYAFADATDRFMEIIGCDADYIATGGSYFTAETHIRHLAEVHAGAKFRVETICLNGAGKKMHLFHQMYSGDTLLATGEHLLLHVSLETRRSAPPAPKIAQRLGEIATAHANLPRPDGVGRAVCQRPGT; from the coding sequence ATGACCGGTGTGGCCGCGATCCTTGGCGCAGGGACGATCGGTGGGGGATGGGCCGCGCGCTTTGCCCTGATGGGTTGGCAGGTTCGCGTCTTCGACCCCGCGCCGGAAGCGATCGCGCGGCTGCAACAGGTTCTGGACAATGCCCGCCGGGCCATGCCGGGGCTCTACGACACGCCACTTCTGCCGGAGGGCGAGGTCGTCGTGGTCGAGACGATCTCCAAGGCCGTGACCGGAGCAGACTGGATTCAGGAGAGCGTGTCCGAACGGCTGGACCTGAAGCGGACGCTTTACCAGAAGGTGCAGGAACATTGCGGGCGCGATGCCATCCTAGCCTCCTCGACCGCGGGGTTCACGCCGTCCGCCCTACGGGGGCAGGGGGGGCATGGTGGCCCGGTGCTGGTCGCGCATCCGGTGAACCCGGTCTACCTGCTGCCGCTGGTCGAACTGGTTGCCACGCGCGATACACCGGCAACCTTGATCCGGCGGGCCCGCGGGGTGTTGACCGGGATCGGCATGGTGCCGCTGCCGGTGCGGCATGAGATCGACGGCCATATCGCGACCCGTCTGCTGGAAACCGTCCGGCGCGAGGCCTTGTGGCTGGTCAAGGACGACATCGCCACGACCGGCGAGATAGACGAGGCGATCCGGCTGGGCATCGGGCTCAGCTGGGCGCAGATGGGGGTGTTCGAGAGCGGTCGGATCGACGGCGGCGAACCGGGCAAAGCCGATTTCCAAAGCCGCGTCGGGTCAAGCCTGGCGGCGCCTTGGAGTCATCTGATCGATGTTCCCGATCTGACAGAGGATCTGGCCCGCAAGATTGCTGACCAGTCGGAGGCCCAGTCCGGCGCGCGCTCCGTTGCGGAACTGGAACGGCAGCGCGACACGAACCTCGTCGGCGTTCTGCGCGCGTTGAAATGGACCGGTGCGGAGGCGGGGGCGCATCTGAACGCCCACGACGCCGGGGCCGAAGCCGAGGTCATCGACATCACCCGCCCTATCGCCACGCAGGATCGGGCCGTGCCGCTGGACTGGACGGACTATAACGGTCACATGACCGAGTCCCGCTATCTCTACGCCTTTGCCGACGCGACCGACCGGTTCATGGAAATCATTGGCTGCGATGCAGACTACATCGCCACGGGCGGCAGCTATTTCACCGCAGAGACCCATATCCGGCATCTGGCCGAGGTCCATGCCGGTGCGAAATTCCGGGTGGAGACGATCTGCCTGAATGGCGCGGGCAAGAAGATGCACCTGTTCCACCAGATGTATTCGGGTGACACGCTTCTGGCGACGGGGGAACATCTGCTGCTGCATGTCAGTCTTGAAACCCGGCGCTCGGCCCCACCGGCCCCCAAGATCGCGCAGCGTCTGGGCGAGATCGCCACCGCCCATGCCAACTTGCCCCGGCCGGACGGGGTCGGTCGGGCGGTGTGCCAGAGGCCCGGCACATAG